One [Clostridium] saccharolyticum WM1 DNA segment encodes these proteins:
- a CDS encoding DUF4349 domain-containing protein: MKKRKWGFIPSLLAILCLSACSGKGMTMARDTKADFGAAMPAETTTQESAASQQENSGNASLESETGTGPILPAGRKLIRNVSMNVETDEFDALVTELQIKITQLGGYVEQSDMSGSRMDGSGKPVPRFADMTVRIPVSQMNSFVRTVETNGNVTDKSESTQDVTLQYSDLESKKKSLEIEQEKLWEFLEKAESIDTVITLQQRLSEIRYQLESMESQLRLYDNQVDYSTVSLSIREVNTFTPTSPESAGTRISKGFSNNFKAFKTITANFLIGMIVTIPFWFPIVLIAGIIIFISRKNKKKKVPVPLQPQKEKEDITSS, translated from the coding sequence ATGAAAAAAAGAAAATGGGGATTCATTCCGTCTCTTCTGGCGATCCTCTGCTTAAGCGCCTGTTCCGGCAAAGGCATGACAATGGCCAGGGACACCAAAGCAGATTTTGGAGCCGCCATGCCGGCGGAGACAACTACCCAGGAAAGTGCAGCCAGCCAGCAGGAAAATTCAGGGAATGCTTCACTTGAAAGCGAAACAGGAACCGGCCCAATACTTCCGGCCGGAAGAAAGCTTATCCGTAACGTATCCATGAACGTTGAGACGGATGAATTTGATGCCCTGGTAACGGAACTGCAGATAAAAATCACCCAGCTGGGGGGATATGTGGAGCAGTCTGATATGTCCGGCAGCCGCATGGACGGCAGCGGAAAACCCGTCCCAAGATTTGCCGATATGACTGTACGGATTCCCGTAAGCCAGATGAACAGCTTTGTTCGTACGGTGGAAACCAACGGAAATGTAACAGATAAATCAGAATCCACTCAGGATGTAACACTGCAGTACAGTGATTTGGAAAGTAAGAAAAAATCCCTGGAGATCGAACAGGAAAAGCTGTGGGAATTTCTTGAAAAAGCAGAATCCATAGATACGGTCATTACCCTCCAGCAGCGTCTTTCCGAAATACGCTACCAGTTGGAATCTATGGAATCCCAGCTTAGGCTTTACGACAACCAGGTAGATTATAGCACCGTCTCATTATCGATCAGGGAAGTTAATACCTTTACCCCAACTTCTCCGGAATCTGCCGGTACCCGCATCAGTAAGGGATTTTCAAACAATTTCAAGGCTTTTAAAACCATAACAGCTAACTTTTTGATCGGTATGATTGTAACCATTCCTTTTTGGTTTCCCATTGTGCTGATAGCAGGAATCATTATTTTCATCTCCCGAAAGAACAAAAAGAAAAAAGTCCCTGTCCCTTTGCAGCCTCAAAAAGAAAAGGAGGACATAACCTCTTCCTGA
- a CDS encoding helix-turn-helix domain-containing protein: MDNYQKRGYLNSDFRLFHLTDTKKQDFEYHYHDFDKIIIFIRGSVTYRIEGCTYQLKPYDILLVGHNDIHKPDIDSSVPYERIIVYLSPGFLLAYRSDSYDLSTCFQKSKELHSHVLRIHSMEKSDLYRTLANLEYACTHEGYARDLYCQVVFLEFMIQLNRASLDNRVQYLPPVTGDRRILIIMDYINSHLTEEITVDTIAEACYISRYHLMHLFKGETGYTLFDYITEKRLAMARDLLKSGTPVTEACFRSGFKNYSTFFRAYKKHFHVSPSEAVKDRGNV; encoded by the coding sequence ATGGACAACTACCAGAAGCGGGGGTATTTAAACAGCGATTTCCGGCTGTTTCATCTGACCGATACGAAAAAACAGGATTTTGAATACCACTATCATGATTTCGACAAGATCATTATATTCATCAGGGGATCCGTCACCTACCGGATCGAAGGCTGTACTTATCAACTGAAACCCTATGACATCCTTCTGGTGGGCCATAATGATATTCACAAGCCTGACATTGATTCGTCAGTCCCCTATGAACGGATCATCGTCTACCTTTCTCCAGGCTTTTTGCTGGCTTACCGGTCGGACAGCTATGATTTAAGCACCTGCTTTCAGAAATCAAAGGAGCTTCACTCCCATGTCCTTCGGATCCATTCCATGGAAAAAAGCGATTTATACCGTACTTTGGCCAATTTGGAATATGCCTGTACCCATGAAGGCTATGCCAGAGACTTATACTGTCAGGTGGTATTTCTGGAATTCATGATCCAGTTAAACAGAGCTTCCCTGGACAACCGGGTACAATACCTGCCACCAGTTACCGGCGACAGGCGTATTCTGATCATTATGGACTATATAAACAGCCACTTAACAGAGGAGATAACCGTAGACACCATTGCAGAAGCCTGTTATATCAGCCGTTATCATCTGATGCATCTGTTTAAAGGAGAAACCGGCTACACTCTTTTTGATTATATAACCGAAAAACGCCTTGCTATGGCAAGGGATTTATTAAAATCAGGCACACCCGTCACCGAGGCTTGCTTTCGCAGCGGCTTTAAAAACTACTCCACATTTTTTAGAGCCTATAAAAAACATTTTCACGTTTCTCCTTCGGAAGCTGTAAAAGATCGTGGAAATGTATAA
- the dapF gene encoding diaminopimelate epimerase — MNITLEKYHGLGNDYLIFDPNKNELKLTEESIRLICNRNFGVGSDGLLVGPVLGQDKLEVKILNPDGSEAELSGNGVRIFGKYLKDAGYVQKNRFIVNTLSGQQTIQYLNEDGTRIKVSMGKLSFYSDEIPVTGPRREVLNETMMFGSIPYRVTCVSIGNPHCVIWLNDISKDLACRIGKHSETADYFPEKINTELLKVLDRTNIEIEIYERGAGYTLASGTSGCAAAGAAYRMGLTDPKMYVHMPGGVLEVEIEKDGSVLMTGEVGYVGRFTLSHEMTEQLRALE, encoded by the coding sequence ATGAATATTACCTTGGAAAAATATCACGGGCTGGGGAATGATTATCTGATCTTTGACCCGAATAAAAATGAATTGAAGCTGACAGAGGAAAGCATCCGTCTGATCTGCAACCGGAATTTCGGAGTGGGGTCCGACGGGCTTTTGGTAGGCCCTGTCCTGGGGCAGGATAAGCTGGAGGTGAAAATTTTAAATCCCGATGGGAGTGAAGCAGAGTTAAGCGGCAACGGCGTACGAATCTTTGGAAAATACTTAAAGGATGCCGGATATGTTCAGAAGAACCGCTTTATTGTCAATACATTAAGCGGACAGCAGACCATTCAGTATCTAAATGAAGATGGGACCAGGATAAAGGTTTCCATGGGAAAGCTGAGCTTTTACAGCGATGAAATTCCTGTCACAGGTCCAAGGCGAGAGGTGCTTAACGAAACCATGATGTTTGGAAGCATCCCATACCGGGTCACCTGTGTGTCCATTGGGAATCCTCATTGCGTTATCTGGCTAAATGATATATCAAAGGATCTGGCCTGCCGGATCGGGAAGCATTCGGAAACGGCCGATTATTTCCCGGAAAAGATCAATACGGAGCTTTTAAAGGTTTTGGACAGGACCAATATTGAAATTGAGATTTATGAGCGGGGCGCCGGATATACCCTGGCATCAGGAACCAGCGGTTGTGCGGCCGCAGGCGCGGCCTACCGCATGGGACTTACAGATCCTAAGATGTATGTTCACATGCCCGGAGGCGTGCTTGAGGTGGAGATCGAAAAAGATGGCAGTGTGCTGATGACAGGGGAAGTGGGCTATGTAGGCCGGTTTACCCTCTCCCATGAAATGACGGAGCAGCTACGGGCATTGGAATAA
- a CDS encoding glucose PTS transporter subunit IIA: MKIFIQKLGKSLMAPLSIIVAAGLLLGIASTLKNPLIFGNTLSGIPAISGFIGLVNSLVGQMFGLLPILFCISVAIGMARDDKEISAFSAIIGFVLFHVTIQYFLSLKGITGETVSVDYLTANGSTQEAAVKVNSMYETTFGIFTYRMSVFGGIITGIWTAAIHNRFHRTQLPTALSFFSGKRFVPIMITVTIPILSVVMFIVWPLFSTCINAMGSVIQGSGAFGTFIYGFLERLLIPTGLHHILNQLVRFTPIGGTAVIDGEQVSGALTIFNTLLMNPDPDLGTMRQATRFLTQGTHPFMVFGLPAACYAMYKTALPKNKDKVKGVLFAAALTSFLTGITEPIEFSFIFISPILFIFHAFMAGLSFLINTLLGVMIGNAGGGLIDLTIFGILRGTETKWYLNVLVGIVYAIIYYHVFKFAILKFNIKTPGREDENELEEAEEIIAGELGNAVMEALGGKNNIKEIDNCISRLRLVLNNTKLADEKKLKATGSLGVIKIDEHNIQVVYGTKVEKVAFELKKSYRSGTTESQGREEFLSPMTGKLIAMEDVPDPAFSSKAMGDGFAVEMKEGIVAAPVSGELVSVFPTGHAYGIRTNYGMEVLIHIGIDTVELQGKGFDIRVKQGDHVKQGDILACVDLEYVKKQGKAMISPVVFTTGENVNVKKTGKQIKLLENDFIDIL; the protein is encoded by the coding sequence GTGAAAATTTTTATACAAAAGTTGGGGAAATCATTGATGGCGCCGCTGTCCATCATTGTAGCAGCCGGGCTGCTTCTTGGAATAGCATCCACGTTAAAAAATCCGTTGATATTTGGAAATACTCTTTCCGGTATTCCCGCAATATCCGGCTTTATAGGGCTTGTAAATTCTTTGGTTGGCCAGATGTTCGGCCTGCTTCCAATCTTGTTCTGCATATCAGTGGCCATTGGCATGGCAAGAGATGATAAAGAAATTTCAGCTTTTTCGGCAATTATAGGATTTGTATTGTTCCACGTAACAATCCAGTATTTTCTTTCTTTGAAAGGAATAACAGGAGAGACAGTCAGCGTTGATTATCTGACTGCAAATGGGTCCACTCAGGAAGCTGCTGTAAAGGTAAATTCCATGTATGAGACTACCTTTGGCATATTCACTTACCGTATGAGCGTTTTCGGAGGTATTATTACAGGAATATGGACAGCAGCGATCCACAACCGCTTTCACCGGACCCAGCTTCCGACGGCCCTTAGTTTCTTCAGCGGCAAACGGTTTGTGCCTATTATGATTACGGTAACCATTCCAATATTGTCGGTTGTTATGTTTATTGTATGGCCGCTGTTTAGTACCTGCATCAATGCAATGGGATCTGTTATTCAGGGTTCAGGGGCATTTGGAACCTTTATTTACGGCTTTTTGGAGCGTTTGCTGATTCCTACCGGACTTCATCATATTTTAAATCAGCTGGTGCGTTTTACACCCATTGGCGGAACTGCTGTCATTGACGGTGAACAGGTTTCCGGAGCTCTGACAATTTTTAATACATTATTGATGAATCCCGATCCTGATCTTGGCACCATGCGTCAAGCCACAAGATTCCTGACTCAGGGAACCCATCCCTTTATGGTATTTGGCCTGCCTGCTGCCTGTTATGCCATGTATAAGACTGCTTTGCCTAAAAATAAAGATAAGGTAAAAGGTGTTTTATTTGCTGCTGCCTTAACCAGCTTTTTAACCGGCATAACAGAACCTATTGAGTTCTCCTTTATTTTTATCTCCCCAATCCTGTTTATCTTTCATGCTTTTATGGCAGGATTATCTTTTCTGATTAATACCTTGCTGGGAGTGATGATCGGCAATGCCGGAGGCGGCCTGATCGATCTTACAATTTTCGGCATTTTAAGGGGAACAGAAACGAAATGGTATCTAAATGTTTTGGTTGGCATTGTTTATGCAATTATATATTATCATGTGTTTAAGTTTGCCATATTAAAATTCAACATAAAAACCCCGGGACGGGAAGATGAGAACGAGTTGGAAGAAGCTGAAGAAATTATAGCGGGAGAACTTGGCAATGCGGTTATGGAAGCATTAGGGGGAAAGAACAATATTAAAGAGATTGATAATTGCATCAGCCGGCTGAGGCTTGTACTGAATAATACAAAGCTTGCAGATGAAAAAAAGCTGAAAGCCACCGGTTCCCTGGGCGTAATTAAGATTGACGAGCATAATATCCAGGTGGTCTATGGCACAAAAGTGGAAAAAGTGGCTTTTGAACTAAAAAAGAGTTATCGGTCAGGGACAACAGAAAGTCAGGGAAGAGAGGAGTTTTTGTCTCCCATGACAGGAAAGTTGATTGCAATGGAAGATGTTCCTGACCCGGCATTTTCTTCAAAAGCCATGGGAGACGGATTTGCCGTTGAGATGAAGGAGGGAATCGTTGCAGCACCGGTTTCAGGAGAACTGGTTTCCGTATTCCCCACAGGACATGCATATGGAATCCGTACAAATTACGGTATGGAGGTTTTGATTCATATTGGAATCGATACGGTGGAATTACAGGGAAAAGGATTTGATATACGTGTGAAACAGGGGGATCATGTGAAACAAGGAGATATTTTGGCTTGTGTGGATCTTGAGTATGTAAAAAAGCAGGGAAAGGCAATGATATCGCCTGTTGTATTTACCACCGGAGAAAACGTGAATGTGAAAAAGACAGGAAAACAAATTAAATTACTGGAAAACGATTTTATCGATATTTTATAA
- a CDS encoding D-alanine--D-alanine ligase family protein, whose protein sequence is MKIVVLAGGFSPEREVSLSSGAMITNALIRTGHEVYLLDSYLGAADGEEVRFKSLHDGTGFFWEIGREVPELDRLSKERNGKGYIGNRVIEICGLADIVFVALHGGAGENGQIQAVLDAYGISYTGTGYEGCLKAMDKPMAKLLMRNSGIPTPDWRLYSRGESLEPFPYPCVVKPCGCGSSVGITMVEGEDQWEMALDSAFSYEDRVLAEVKITGREFSVGILGERALPAIEIIPKKGFYDYENKYQAGLTEEICPASLTEEQEEFMGCMALKVHRVLGLGYYSRVDFLMEEDGSLFCLEANTLPGMTPFSLLPQKAQAAGISYQELCEEIVSHGIHPAGVPLYPAKREHS, encoded by the coding sequence ATGAAAATCGTAGTATTGGCGGGCGGCTTCAGCCCGGAAAGAGAAGTTTCCTTATCCTCAGGAGCTATGATCACAAACGCTCTGATCAGGACTGGGCATGAAGTTTACCTGCTGGATTCTTATTTGGGAGCAGCGGATGGAGAAGAGGTCCGTTTTAAAAGCCTTCATGACGGCACTGGCTTTTTCTGGGAAATCGGAAGAGAGGTCCCGGAGCTTGACCGCCTTTCGAAAGAACGGAATGGGAAAGGATATATTGGAAACCGGGTAATAGAAATCTGCGGGCTGGCAGATATAGTATTTGTGGCATTGCACGGTGGTGCAGGGGAAAACGGACAAATTCAGGCCGTTCTTGATGCCTATGGCATCTCCTATACGGGAACCGGTTATGAAGGCTGCTTAAAAGCCATGGATAAACCCATGGCAAAACTGCTGATGAGAAATTCCGGCATACCTACCCCTGATTGGCGGCTTTACTCCAGAGGGGAGTCTTTGGAGCCATTTCCTTACCCCTGTGTGGTGAAGCCATGCGGCTGCGGATCCAGTGTGGGCATTACCATGGTGGAGGGGGAGGATCAGTGGGAAATGGCCCTTGATTCTGCTTTTTCCTATGAAGACCGGGTACTGGCTGAGGTGAAAATAACCGGGAGGGAGTTTTCAGTCGGAATCCTGGGAGAAAGAGCCCTTCCGGCCATTGAAATCATACCGAAGAAGGGGTTTTATGATTATGAAAATAAGTACCAGGCTGGCCTGACTGAGGAGATCTGCCCGGCCAGTCTTACAGAGGAACAAGAGGAGTTCATGGGTTGTATGGCTTTAAAGGTTCACCGTGTTCTGGGACTTGGATATTATTCCAGGGTTGATTTCCTTATGGAGGAGGATGGGAGCCTTTTCTGCCTGGAGGCCAATACATTGCCAGGGATGACGCCTTTCAGCCTGCTTCCCCAGAAGGCTCAAGCTGCAGGAATCTCTTATCAAGAATTGTGCGAGGAGATTGTAAGCCACGGGATACACCCTGCAGGCGTACCTTTGTACCCGGCAAAGCGGGAACACTCTTAA